A portion of the Candidatus Methanoperedens sp. genome contains these proteins:
- a CDS encoding Coenzyme F420 hydrogenase/dehydrogenase, beta subunit C-terminal domain, with translation MQAETHSETPGVPVSRGILKSDQTRVLARLGSMYAPDAGLPKIADVGEYNYCSSCGTCESICPMNAPVVRREAVDISKEKNSYRKMELKTEALFQSINPFKVDINPCVQCYACERVCPILDGFPVDEFNNIKVMKAGRSKTLHGQDGAVVSQILKSLLEQGEIDCALGVVRNDKWETKVVMFTSPEDVTKAAGTKYTYQPVVASMRDIHRAYADTFQKGLKKYKKVALVGVPCQVHGASLFRENFNRIELIIGLICMESFSEEVMFSEVIPKIMGVDIRDVVKMNFHKGNFIVETTKETKEVPIKAVAPMARHGCHFCQDYTSYYADISVGSVGSDDGWSTIFVRTEKGEKYLNKVTDIEYSDKPIVLDIVKKLAGMKHKHNSWDWRTFMKEIWSRDSPIRPWGRERLAKIPPPPPEKIEPVGKEEKAEKEKTKKAEIAAKPAQPEE, from the coding sequence GTGCAGGCAGAAACGCACAGCGAAACACCCGGCGTGCCAGTATCGAGAGGAATCCTTAAATCAGATCAAACCCGGGTGCTCGCAAGACTTGGCAGTATGTATGCCCCAGATGCGGGATTGCCCAAAATCGCGGATGTAGGGGAGTACAATTACTGCTCCTCCTGCGGCACATGCGAATCCATATGCCCTATGAATGCACCCGTGGTGAGGCGCGAGGCTGTTGACATCTCCAAAGAAAAGAACAGTTACAGGAAAATGGAGTTAAAAACCGAGGCGCTTTTCCAGTCCATCAATCCCTTCAAGGTTGACATTAACCCGTGTGTACAGTGCTATGCATGCGAACGGGTGTGCCCCATACTTGACGGTTTCCCTGTAGATGAATTCAATAACATAAAGGTCATGAAAGCCGGCAGGAGCAAAACGCTCCACGGTCAGGATGGCGCCGTTGTTTCGCAGATATTGAAATCCCTGCTCGAGCAGGGAGAAATAGACTGCGCGCTCGGGGTTGTGAGGAATGATAAATGGGAGACAAAAGTGGTGATGTTCACGAGCCCCGAGGATGTGACAAAAGCAGCAGGCACAAAATATACCTACCAGCCCGTGGTAGCCAGCATGCGGGATATCCACCGCGCATACGCAGACACATTTCAAAAGGGACTGAAAAAATATAAGAAAGTTGCGCTGGTGGGAGTGCCGTGCCAGGTGCACGGAGCTTCATTGTTCAGGGAGAATTTTAACAGGATCGAATTGATAATCGGGCTCATCTGCATGGAAAGTTTCTCGGAAGAGGTCATGTTTTCCGAAGTTATCCCGAAAATAATGGGCGTGGATATAAGAGACGTTGTTAAGATGAACTTCCATAAGGGAAATTTCATCGTTGAGACCACCAAAGAGACAAAGGAAGTGCCCATAAAAGCGGTTGCTCCGATGGCACGACATGGATGCCATTTCTGCCAGGACTATACTTCATATTACGCAGATATATCCGTTGGTTCGGTTGGTTCTGATGACGGCTGGAGCACCATCTTCGTCAGGACTGAGAAGGGTGAGAAATATCTCAATAAGGTTACTGATATAGAATATTCGGACAAACCAATTGTACTGGATATTGTCAAAAAACTGGCCGGCATGAAGCACAAGCACAATAGCTGGGACTGGCGTACCTTCATGAAGGAAATCTGGAGCCGCGATTCCCCCATAAGACCGTGGGGGAGAGAGAGGCTAGCGAAGATTCCACCCCCGCCGCCAGAAAAAATAGAACCTGTGGGGAAGGAAGAGAAAGCGGAGAAGGAAAAAACAAAAAAAGCGGAAATAGCCGCAAAGCCAGCTCAGCCTGAAGAATGA